A section of the Bacillus horti genome encodes:
- a CDS encoding AbrB/MazE/SpoVT family DNA-binding domain-containing protein, with the protein MMHIQKWGNSLGIRIPKALAMKVGLEEGSEIDLDVEDGHLVIKPKTKKLDELLSKITPDNLHSEVHTGEPQGRETW; encoded by the coding sequence ATGATGCATATTCAAAAATGGGGTAATAGCTTAGGAATTCGTATCCCAAAAGCATTAGCTATGAAGGTAGGCCTTGAAGAGGGCTCCGAAATTGACCTTGATGTAGAAGATGGTCATCTAGTTATCAAACCTAAGACAAAAAAGCTAGATGAACTACTTTCGAAAATAACACCTGACAATCTACATTCTGAGGTTCATACTGGTGAGCCACAAGGACGAGAAACATGGTAG